A window of Clostridium botulinum BKT015925 contains these coding sequences:
- the deoC gene encoding deoxyribose-phosphate aldolase — protein sequence MKLNKYIDHTLLKPQATEADIKKVCEEARKYDFASVCVNTCYTSLVSKELEGTDVTTCVVIGFPLGATTTETKVFEAKQAIEQGAGEVDMVINVGALKAKKYDYVKNDIQSVVEAAKGKALVKVILENCLLEKEEIVKACELSKEAGADFVKTSTGFSTGGATVEDVKLMRETVGPDMGVKASGAVRTREDADAVIAAGANRIGASASIAIVEGTKSENAGY from the coding sequence ATGAAATTAAATAAATATATTGATCATACATTATTAAAACCACAAGCAACAGAAGCAGATATTAAAAAAGTTTGTGAAGAAGCTAGAAAATACGATTTTGCTTCAGTTTGTGTTAATACATGCTACACTTCATTAGTAAGTAAAGAATTAGAAGGTACAGATGTAACAACTTGCGTTGTAATAGGTTTTCCTTTAGGAGCTACAACTACAGAAACTAAAGTATTCGAAGCAAAACAAGCTATAGAACAAGGTGCTGGAGAAGTAGATATGGTTATAAATGTTGGAGCTTTAAAAGCTAAAAAATATGACTATGTAAAAAACGATATCCAATCAGTAGTTGAAGCTGCCAAAGGAAAGGCACTAGTTAAAGTAATACTTGAAAATTGTTTATTAGAAAAAGAAGAAATAGTTAAAGCTTGTGAATTATCAAAAGAAGCAGGAGCTGATTTTGTTAAAACTTCAACTGGATTCTCAACTGGTGGAGCAACTGTAGAAGATGTTAAATTAATGAGAGAAACAGTTGGTCCTGATATGGGAGTTAAAGCATCAGGAGCAGTAAGAACTAGAGAAGATGCTGATGCAGTTATAGCAGCTGGAGCAAACAGAATAGGAGCTAGTGCATCTATAGCAATAGTTGAAGGAACAAAGTCAGAAAACGCAGGATACTAA
- a CDS encoding phosphopentomutase, which translates to MIDRVIWVVLDSVGMGALPDAEKYGDIGANTIGNISKAIGGLNVPNMEKLGLGNIDEIKGLKSVESPIGCYSRFKEMSNGKDTTTGHWEMVGIYSEQAFPTYPNGFPSELIEEFEKLTGRKVIGNKPASGTAIIEELGEEHVNTGSLIVYTSADSVFQIAAHEEIVPLDELYKICEIARNLLTGEHAVARVIARPFEGKVGSFTRTSNRRDFSLVPPYDTVLDNLKKNDLNVMAVGKIEDIFSGKGVTEAVHTKDNMDGVDKTLEYMKEDKKGLIFTNLVDFDMKWGHRNNVEAYGKGLEQFDERLAEIINGMKDTDVLFITADHGCDPTMPGTDHSREHVPFLAYGKALKSNVNLGTRTTFADMGQTVADIFGIEPIRYGESFLKEIVK; encoded by the coding sequence ATGATAGATAGAGTTATTTGGGTAGTTCTTGATAGTGTTGGTATGGGAGCGCTTCCAGATGCGGAAAAATATGGAGATATAGGAGCTAACACAATTGGTAATATATCTAAAGCAATAGGTGGATTAAATGTTCCTAACATGGAAAAACTAGGACTTGGCAATATAGATGAAATAAAAGGTCTTAAAAGTGTTGAAAGTCCAATAGGATGTTATTCACGTTTTAAAGAAATGTCAAATGGTAAAGATACTACTACAGGACATTGGGAAATGGTTGGTATATATTCAGAACAAGCATTTCCAACATATCCAAATGGATTTCCTAGTGAATTAATTGAAGAATTCGAAAAATTAACTGGAAGAAAAGTTATAGGAAATAAACCTGCATCAGGAACAGCAATCATAGAAGAACTTGGAGAAGAACATGTAAATACAGGATCTCTTATTGTATATACTTCTGCAGATAGTGTATTCCAAATAGCTGCTCATGAAGAAATTGTTCCTTTAGATGAACTTTATAAAATTTGTGAAATAGCACGTAACCTTTTAACTGGAGAACATGCAGTTGCTCGTGTTATTGCAAGACCATTTGAAGGTAAAGTTGGAAGCTTTACAAGAACTTCAAATAGAAGAGATTTCTCATTAGTTCCACCATACGATACAGTATTAGATAATTTAAAGAAAAATGATTTAAATGTAATGGCCGTTGGTAAAATAGAAGATATATTCTCAGGTAAAGGTGTTACAGAAGCTGTTCATACTAAAGATAATATGGATGGAGTAGATAAAACTTTAGAATATATGAAAGAAGATAAAAAAGGTCTTATATTTACAAATCTTGTTGACTTTGATATGAAGTGGGGACATCGTAATAATGTTGAAGCTTATGGAAAGGGTTTAGAACAATTTGATGAAAGACTTGCAGAAATAATAAATGGAATGAAAGATACAGATGTATTATTTATAACTGCAGACCATGGTTGTGATCCAACTATGCCAGGAACAGACCACTCAAGAGAACACGTTCCATTTTTAGCATATGGAAAAGCGCTTAAATCAAATGTTAACTTAGGAACAAGAACAACTTTTGCAGATATGGGTCAAACAGTAGCAGATATATTTGGAATTGAACCGATTAGATATGGTGAAAGTTTTCTTAAAGAAATTGTTAAATAG
- a CDS encoding purine-nucleoside phosphorylase produces MELYNQIQEAAKYIQQKSKYTPEIGLILGSGLGAIGDKIENAEYYPYSEIPHFPVSTVEGHAGRLVIGTLQGRTVIAMQGRFHFYEGYKMQEVTFPVRVMKLLGISKLIVTNAAGAVNTNYKPGDLMLISDHLNLMGDNPLMGRNLDQFGARFPDMSNAYDKELRGKVKEIASSLEIELQEGVYAAMSGPTYETPAEIRMIRALGGDAAGMSTVPEVIIASHSGIKTVGISCMTNMAAGILDQPLDHEEVIETSERVRETFIKLMNGVIKDI; encoded by the coding sequence ATGGAATTATATAATCAAATTCAAGAAGCAGCAAAATATATACAACAAAAATCAAAATACACTCCAGAAATAGGACTTATTTTAGGATCAGGACTTGGAGCTATTGGAGATAAAATAGAAAATGCAGAATACTATCCATATAGCGAAATACCACACTTCCCAGTTTCTACAGTTGAAGGTCATGCTGGACGTTTAGTTATAGGAACATTACAAGGAAGAACAGTTATAGCTATGCAAGGACGTTTCCATTTTTACGAAGGATACAAAATGCAAGAAGTTACATTCCCTGTTAGAGTAATGAAACTTTTAGGAATTTCTAAACTTATAGTTACAAATGCTGCTGGAGCAGTTAACACTAACTATAAACCAGGAGATTTAATGTTAATTTCAGATCACTTAAACTTAATGGGGGATAATCCATTAATGGGTAGAAACTTAGATCAATTTGGTGCTCGTTTCCCAGATATGTCAAATGCTTATGATAAAGAATTAAGAGGAAAAGTTAAAGAAATTGCTAGTTCATTAGAAATAGAACTTCAAGAAGGTGTTTATGCAGCTATGAGCGGTCCTACTTATGAAACACCAGCAGAAATAAGAATGATTCGTGCTTTAGGTGGAGATGCAGCTGGAATGTCAACAGTACCAGAAGTAATAATAGCTTCACATTCAGGAATAAAAACAGTTGGAATTTCATGCATGACTAATATGGCAGCTGGAATTTTAGATCAACCACTTGACCACGAAGAAGTTATAGAAACATCTGAAAGAGTAAGAGAAACATTTATAAAACTTATGAATGGCGTAATAAAAGATATCTAA
- a CDS encoding pyrimidine-nucleoside phosphorylase — MRMYDLIMKKRDGGELTTEEINFFVEGFTKGEIPDYQVSAMMMAIYFQKMNKRETADLTRAMFESGEVIDLSAINGIKVDKHSTGGVGDTTTIVLAPLVAAVGVPVAKMSGRGLGHTGGTLDKLESFPGLSIEMPIEKFINNVNSIKIAVAGQTANLAPADKKLYALRDVTATVDNMSLIAASIMSKKIASGADAIVLDVKTGSGAFMKTEENSFALAQEMVDIGNHVGRNTIGVITDMDQPLGFAVGNALEIKEAIETLRGEGPKDLTELCLTLGSHMVVLGGKAKDAKEARAMLEEVIRNGKGIEKLKEFVKAQGGNPESVDDTSLLPSASIVEPVLATEDGYVKAIKADDVGIAALVLGAGRETKESEIDLGVGLVLHKKIGDFVKKGEAIATVYANDVNKQKESEKRLRAAYTFINEKVETKKLVRGIVTKDGIEKF; from the coding sequence ATGAGAATGTATGATCTTATTATGAAAAAAAGAGATGGCGGAGAACTTACAACTGAAGAAATAAATTTCTTCGTAGAAGGTTTTACAAAAGGTGAAATACCAGATTATCAAGTATCAGCTATGATGATGGCTATTTACTTTCAAAAAATGAACAAAAGAGAAACTGCAGATTTAACAAGAGCTATGTTTGAAAGTGGAGAAGTAATAGATCTTTCAGCTATCAATGGAATAAAAGTAGATAAACATAGTACTGGTGGAGTTGGAGATACAACAACTATAGTTCTTGCACCATTAGTTGCAGCTGTTGGAGTTCCAGTTGCTAAAATGTCTGGAAGAGGTCTTGGACACACTGGTGGAACACTTGATAAATTAGAGTCTTTCCCAGGATTATCAATAGAAATGCCTATTGAAAAGTTCATAAACAATGTAAATAGTATAAAAATAGCTGTTGCTGGTCAAACTGCAAATCTTGCACCAGCTGATAAAAAATTATATGCTCTTCGTGATGTTACAGCTACAGTAGACAATATGTCATTGATAGCTGCAAGTATTATGAGTAAGAAAATTGCATCAGGTGCAGATGCAATAGTACTTGATGTAAAAACAGGTAGTGGAGCATTCATGAAAACAGAAGAAAATTCATTTGCATTAGCACAAGAAATGGTTGATATCGGAAACCACGTTGGAAGAAATACTATTGGTGTAATAACAGATATGGATCAACCTTTAGGATTTGCTGTAGGTAATGCTTTAGAAATCAAAGAAGCTATAGAAACATTAAGAGGAGAAGGTCCAAAAGATCTTACAGAACTTTGTTTAACATTAGGATCTCATATGGTAGTACTAGGTGGAAAAGCTAAAGATGCAAAAGAAGCTAGAGCAATGCTTGAAGAAGTAATTAGAAATGGCAAAGGTATTGAAAAATTAAAAGAATTTGTTAAAGCTCAAGGGGGAAATCCTGAAAGCGTTGATGATACATCATTATTACCATCTGCAAGTATAGTAGAACCAGTACTTGCTACAGAAGATGGATATGTAAAAGCAATAAAAGCTGATGATGTAGGTATAGCAGCACTTGTTCTTGGAGCAGGACGTGAAACTAAAGAAAGTGAAATTGATTTAGGAGTAGGATTAGTTCTTCACAAGAAAATAGGTGATTTTGTTAAAAAAGGTGAAGCTATTGCAACTGTTTATGCAAACGATGTAAATAAACAAAAAGAATCTGAAAAGAGATTACGTGCAGCTTATACTTTTATTAATGAAAAAGTAGAAACGAAAAAGTTAGTAAGAGGTATTGTAACAAAAGACGGAATAGAAAAATTTTAA
- a CDS encoding NupC/NupG family nucleoside CNT transporter, translating to MSRFIGLLGIAVILLIAYLLSNDKKKINWKLVAIGIGLQVVFALLILKVPLGRMIFEKIGGGIDALLGFTREGSAFIFGDLANNTKFGMIFAFQILPTIVFFSAFMSILYHLGIMQFIISILAKGIAKLLGTSGAETLSAVGNIFLGQTEAPLLIKPFIKNMTKSEIMTIMVGGMATVAGGVMAGYVAMGINASYLLAASIMAAPGGLMISKILCPQTEEAPTAGDVKIDIEVQSSNVVDAASTGASEGLSLALNVGAMLLAFIALVALVNALIGWVGGFFGAGYLSLGWILGRLFAPLAFLMGIPGQDIVTAGDLFGTKVVLNEFVAYAQFSKLQATLNPKTVMILTYALCGFANISSIGIQIGGIGGLAPEKRADIAKMGVKAMIGGLLTTCLTGTIAGIIG from the coding sequence ATGAGCAGATTTATAGGATTACTAGGAATTGCAGTAATACTATTAATAGCTTACTTATTATCAAATGATAAGAAAAAGATTAATTGGAAATTAGTAGCTATTGGGATAGGATTACAAGTAGTATTTGCATTATTAATTCTTAAAGTGCCTCTAGGAAGAATGATTTTTGAAAAAATCGGTGGAGGAATTGATGCATTATTAGGATTTACAAGAGAAGGTTCAGCGTTTATATTTGGAGATTTAGCTAATAACACTAAATTTGGAATGATATTTGCATTCCAAATACTACCTACAATTGTATTCTTCTCAGCATTCATGAGTATTTTATATCATTTAGGAATTATGCAATTTATAATATCAATTTTAGCAAAAGGTATAGCAAAATTATTAGGAACAAGTGGTGCTGAAACTTTATCAGCAGTAGGTAACATATTCTTAGGTCAAACAGAAGCACCTTTACTTATAAAACCATTTATTAAGAACATGACAAAATCGGAAATAATGACAATTATGGTAGGTGGTATGGCTACAGTTGCTGGAGGAGTAATGGCTGGATATGTAGCTATGGGAATTAATGCTTCTTACTTACTTGCAGCAAGTATAATGGCTGCTCCAGGTGGACTTATGATTTCTAAAATACTTTGTCCACAAACAGAAGAAGCTCCAACAGCTGGAGATGTAAAAATAGATATCGAAGTACAAAGTTCAAACGTTGTAGATGCAGCTTCAACAGGAGCTAGTGAAGGATTATCACTTGCATTAAATGTTGGTGCGATGTTACTTGCATTCATAGCTTTAGTTGCTTTAGTTAATGCATTAATTGGATGGGTTGGCGGATTCTTTGGAGCTGGATACTTAAGTCTTGGATGGATACTTGGTAGATTATTTGCTCCATTAGCATTCTTAATGGGTATACCAGGTCAAGATATAGTTACAGCTGGAGATTTATTCGGAACAAAGGTTGTATTAAATGAATTTGTAGCTTATGCACAATTTTCAAAATTACAAGCAACTCTTAATCCAAAAACTGTAATGATATTAACTTATGCACTTTGTGGATTTGCTAATATAAGCTCAATTGGTATCCAAATAGGTGGTATCGGTGGACTTGCGCCAGAAAAACGTGCAGATATTGCAAAAATGGGTGTAAAAGCAATGATTGGTGGTTTATTAACTACTTGTTTAACTGGTACAATAGCAGGAATAATAGGCTAA
- a CDS encoding 5'-nucleotidase, lipoprotein e(P4) family gives MKKRIISLVLTGAISLGIGAAGGAVWQENHRQLNEGNVLAVNWQQTSGEINALRLQAFNSAKKSIDEIVKKPTQKPYAVVLDIDETVLDNSMHAGYLINTGEKFTNENFNEWCKEIKANAIAGAVDFTNYAKKKGVDVFYVSNRDPKVLDETLKNLKKVGLANPDAGHVLLKQDTDNKEIRWDKIRINHNLVMYCGDNLGDFPEDTARKTPNVRKEVVNKVKNKFGEYYIILPNAVYGDFEASLYNWNFQKSDKKKLQDRLNNIKSFK, from the coding sequence ATGAAAAAGAGAATTATAAGTTTAGTTTTAACAGGTGCCATATCTTTAGGTATAGGTGCAGCTGGAGGTGCAGTATGGCAAGAAAATCATAGACAACTTAATGAAGGTAATGTTCTAGCTGTAAATTGGCAACAAACTTCAGGCGAGATTAATGCATTAAGATTACAAGCATTTAATAGTGCTAAAAAATCTATTGATGAAATAGTTAAAAAGCCAACACAAAAACCTTATGCAGTTGTATTAGATATAGATGAAACTGTACTAGATAATTCTATGCATGCAGGTTATTTAATTAATACAGGAGAAAAGTTTACTAATGAAAATTTTAATGAATGGTGTAAAGAAATTAAAGCTAATGCAATAGCTGGGGCAGTAGATTTTACAAACTATGCAAAAAAGAAAGGTGTAGATGTATTTTATGTATCTAATAGAGATCCAAAAGTTTTAGATGAAACACTTAAGAATTTAAAAAAAGTAGGGTTAGCTAATCCTGATGCTGGTCATGTATTACTTAAGCAGGATACAGACAATAAAGAAATAAGATGGGATAAGATAAGAATAAATCATAATTTAGTTATGTATTGTGGAGATAATTTAGGTGATTTTCCAGAAGACACTGCTAGAAAGACTCCTAATGTTAGAAAGGAAGTAGTTAATAAGGTTAAAAATAAATTTGGAGAATACTACATAATATTACCTAATGCTGTTTATGGAGATTTTGAAGCAAGTTTATATAATTGGAATTTTCAAAAATCAGATAAGAAGAAACTACAAGATAGATTAAATAATATTAAATCTTTTAAATAA
- a CDS encoding YceG family protein, translating to MSNKENFKENYVKKRTETQAFKASEELNEVLHDKESGCYRSWQFANYKVNKDTLKTTYDEIVLWGPQEAMIRPGWKIEENEVTIPNLFSKVMGVHENIKEYKNEINQLIQETNTLFYKRFPINKKRIPKDMNRVYKSVLNIRGKIDKERLMTSNYWKYEKLNPMLQNIIADKIIEFCNISSFWKHKNFKIKLRMSLINRIITFISSLIYDNTRDERIMKISIFAVLTNLSDELLGILKNFDYPMKVPKIIIYNNNNKKNLTFEDSIILMFMNCMGVDIIIYNPTGTSDIENYIKEENYDIHRLEYTRDSLPFRRFF from the coding sequence ATGTCCAATAAGGAGAACTTTAAAGAAAATTACGTAAAAAAAAGGACAGAAACTCAGGCCTTTAAAGCTAGTGAGGAGTTAAATGAAGTATTGCATGATAAAGAATCTGGATGTTATAGATCGTGGCAGTTTGCAAATTATAAGGTTAATAAAGATACATTGAAAACCACATATGATGAAATTGTTTTGTGGGGACCACAAGAAGCTATGATAAGACCTGGATGGAAAATAGAAGAGAACGAAGTTACAATACCAAATTTATTTTCTAAGGTAATGGGTGTACATGAAAATATAAAAGAATATAAAAATGAGATAAATCAATTGATACAAGAAACAAACACATTATTTTATAAAAGATTTCCTATAAATAAAAAAAGAATTCCTAAAGACATGAATAGAGTATATAAGTCAGTATTAAATATACGTGGGAAGATAGATAAAGAGAGGTTAATGACATCAAACTATTGGAAATATGAAAAACTTAATCCAATGCTTCAAAATATCATAGCGGATAAGATAATAGAGTTTTGTAATATATCTTCATTTTGGAAACATAAAAATTTTAAAATTAAACTTAGAATGTCATTAATAAATAGAATTATTACATTTATTTCTTCGTTAATATATGATAATACAAGAGATGAGAGGATAATGAAAATATCTATTTTTGCTGTATTAACTAACTTAAGTGATGAGCTATTAGGAATTTTAAAAAATTTTGATTATCCTATGAAAGTACCTAAAATTATTATATATAATAATAACAATAAAAAAAATCTTACTTTTGAAGATTCTATTATACTTATGTTTATGAATTGTATGGGGGTAGATATTATTATTTATAATCCAACTGGGACTAGTGATATTGAAAATTATATAAAAGAAGAAAACTATGATATTCACAGATTAGAATATACTAGAGATAGTCTTCCTTTTAGAAGATTTTTTTAG
- the thiS gene encoding sulfur carrier protein ThiS: MIVNGEKMSFEDDMTVEELLNKLELNSSKVVVEVDMDIISKQQYSIKKVNFNSKVEIIQFVGGG; this comes from the coding sequence ATGATTGTAAATGGAGAGAAGATGAGTTTTGAAGATGATATGACAGTAGAAGAACTTTTAAATAAATTAGAATTAAATTCTAGTAAAGTTGTTGTAGAAGTTGATATGGATATAATATCTAAACAACAATATTCAATAAAAAAGGTGAATTTTAATTCTAAAGTAGAAATAATTCAATTTGTTGGTGGGGGTTGA
- the thiF gene encoding sulfur carrier protein ThiS adenylyltransferase ThiF, producing MKFGQSLSKNEMESILIERHGTIVQSKIKRTTVGIAGLGGLGSNVALTLARIGIGRLVVADFDEVEPSNLNRQQYFLRHLGMRKVDAIEEVIKECNPFVEIEKENIFLKEENIEEVFKDVDIIVEAFDNPHSKAVITNTVLTKMKDKKLVVASGMAGYYTGNTILSKKLRENLYFVGDGQSESKPGVGLMAPRVAIAANHEANMVLRIILGEE from the coding sequence ATGAAATTTGGACAATCATTAAGTAAAAATGAAATGGAATCTATACTTATAGAAAGACATGGAACAATTGTTCAATCAAAAATAAAAAGAACTACAGTGGGTATAGCAGGTCTTGGAGGTCTTGGGTCAAACGTTGCATTAACATTAGCTAGAATAGGTATAGGAAGACTTGTAGTTGCAGATTTTGATGAAGTTGAGCCAAGTAACTTAAATAGACAACAATATTTTTTAAGACATCTAGGGATGAGAAAGGTAGATGCCATAGAAGAGGTTATAAAAGAATGTAATCCTTTTGTTGAAATTGAGAAGGAAAATATTTTTTTAAAAGAGGAAAATATAGAAGAAGTATTTAAAGATGTAGATATTATAGTTGAAGCTTTTGACAATCCACATTCTAAAGCAGTTATTACAAATACTGTTTTAACAAAAATGAAAGATAAAAAATTAGTAGTTGCATCAGGAATGGCAGGATATTATACAGGAAACACTATTTTATCTAAAAAGCTTAGAGAAAATTTATATTTTGTTGGAGATGGACAAAGTGAATCAAAACCGGGAGTAGGACTTATGGCTCCTAGAGTTGCAATAGCAGCTAATCATGAGGCAAATATGGTACTTAGAATAATATTAGGTGAGGAATAA
- a CDS encoding thiazole synthase yields the protein MDKLVIGGQKLNNRLFIGTGKYSSNEILPKVIESSKAEVITVALRRVDLTSEENNILNFIDKKCTLLPNTSGARNAEEVVRLARLARAAGCGNWIKIEAISDNKYLLPDNYETIKATEILAKEGFTVLPYMNPDLMDAKRLVDAGAAAIMPLGSPIGTNRGLKTKEMIRILIEEIKIPIVVDAGIGKPSQALEAMEMGADAVLVNTALSTAEDPILMGEAFRLAVDAGRKAFLAKVGEEKTLARSSSPLTGFLR from the coding sequence ATGGATAAATTAGTCATTGGGGGACAAAAATTAAATAATAGATTGTTTATAGGAACAGGTAAATATTCATCAAATGAGATTTTACCCAAAGTTATAGAAAGTTCTAAGGCGGAAGTTATAACGGTAGCACTTAGAAGAGTAGATTTAACATCAGAAGAAAATAATATATTAAACTTCATAGATAAAAAATGTACGTTGCTTCCTAATACTTCAGGGGCAAGAAATGCAGAAGAAGTTGTAAGACTTGCAAGACTTGCAAGAGCAGCAGGATGTGGCAATTGGATAAAAATAGAGGCTATATCTGACAATAAATATCTTCTACCAGATAATTATGAAACAATAAAAGCGACAGAGATTTTAGCAAAAGAAGGATTTACAGTACTTCCATATATGAATCCAGATTTAATGGATGCAAAAAGACTTGTTGATGCTGGAGCGGCTGCGATTATGCCACTTGGATCTCCTATAGGAACTAATAGAGGTCTTAAAACAAAAGAAATGATAAGAATTTTAATTGAGGAAATAAAAATACCAATAGTTGTAGATGCGGGAATAGGTAAACCATCTCAAGCACTTGAAGCTATGGAAATGGGCGCAGATGCAGTACTTGTAAATACAGCATTATCTACAGCAGAAGATCCTATATTAATGGGAGAAGCTTTTAGACTTGCAGTAGATGCTGGAAGAAAAGCATTTTTAGCAAAGGTAGGAGAAGAGAAAACCCTTGCTAGATCTTCATCACCTTTAACAGGATTTTTAAGATAG
- the thiH gene encoding 2-iminoacetate synthase ThiH produces the protein MSFYEKVKLYKNFDFEEFLKNVTVEKIRRILNKDHIDEKDFLCLLSPAAANCLEEMAEKAHEISLRNFGKSVVLYTPMYLANYCENKCIYCSYNAENHINRKKLTFEELEKEAKAIYDTGLRHIIILTGESRYHTPVSYIADCVTILKKYFSSICIEVYALEEEEYRELIEVGVDSLTIYQEVYNEEIYKKVHLAGPKKDYKYRLDAPERAARAGIHSLSVGALLGLDNWRQEAFFSGLHVQYIQEKYPSVEVTMSIPRIRPHVGSFNGIIEVSDKEAVQILLAYKIFIQRAGINITTRERAEFRDNLIPLGVTKISAGVSTEVGGHSTEQKGGSQFDIADNRTVEEMKIAINNMGYNAVFKDWQRV, from the coding sequence ATGAGTTTTTATGAAAAAGTGAAATTATATAAAAATTTTGATTTTGAAGAATTCTTAAAGAATGTAACAGTAGAAAAGATAAGAAGAATATTAAATAAAGACCATATAGATGAAAAAGATTTTTTATGTTTATTGTCTCCAGCAGCTGCAAATTGCTTAGAAGAAATGGCTGAAAAAGCTCATGAAATTTCACTTAGAAACTTTGGAAAAAGTGTAGTTTTATATACACCTATGTATCTTGCTAATTATTGTGAAAATAAGTGTATATATTGTAGTTACAATGCTGAAAATCATATAAACAGAAAAAAACTTACATTTGAAGAATTAGAAAAGGAAGCCAAAGCCATATATGATACTGGTCTAAGACATATTATAATTTTAACAGGAGAGTCTAGATATCATACACCAGTTTCTTATATTGCAGATTGTGTAACAATATTAAAGAAGTACTTCAGTTCTATATGCATAGAAGTTTATGCACTTGAAGAAGAAGAGTATAGAGAACTTATAGAAGTTGGAGTAGATAGTCTTACAATCTATCAAGAAGTATATAATGAAGAAATTTATAAAAAAGTACATTTAGCAGGGCCTAAAAAGGACTATAAATATAGACTTGATGCACCAGAAAGGGCTGCAAGAGCAGGAATACATTCATTAAGTGTAGGTGCACTTTTAGGTCTTGATAATTGGAGACAAGAAGCTTTCTTTAGTGGACTTCATGTACAGTATATACAGGAGAAGTATCCTAGTGTAGAAGTTACAATGTCAATTCCAAGAATTCGACCTCATGTAGGAAGCTTTAATGGAATTATAGAAGTTAGTGATAAAGAAGCTGTTCAAATATTACTTGCATACAAAATATTCATACAAAGAGCTGGAATTAATATAACTACAAGGGAAAGAGCAGAATTTAGAGATAACTTAATTCCTCTTGGAGTTACTAAAATATCAGCAGGTGTATCCACAGAGGTTGGGGGACATTCAACAGAACAAAAAGGTGGTAGCCAATTTGATATTGCAGATAATAGAACGGTAGAAGAGATGAAAATTGCAATAAATAATATGGGATATAATGCTGTTTTTAAGGATTGGCAGAGAGTTTAA
- a CDS encoding thiamine phosphate synthase, protein MLFLRIGREFKEVIKIIFVVTNRRLVQDEDFYTVIERVAKNKIDYLILREKDLDYDELISVTKDIKLITDKYNVPLIINGNLEVAEEVQAYGCQLGYETLNNSKEKCLKSKLKIGASVHSVEEAKNAEKIGVDYIIAGHVFETDCKKGLKGRGIGFIKNISNFVKIPVIAIGGINKENVTKVMESGARGIAIMSSAMKKNNVETIKCIKNLINNKS, encoded by the coding sequence ATGCTGTTTTTAAGGATTGGCAGAGAGTTTAAGGAGGTAATTAAAATAATTTTTGTAGTTACTAACAGAAGACTTGTACAAGATGAAGATTTTTATACTGTAATTGAAAGAGTAGCTAAAAATAAGATAGATTATTTAATACTAAGAGAAAAAGATTTAGATTATGATGAATTAATATCTGTAACAAAGGATATAAAATTAATAACTGATAAGTATAATGTACCTTTAATTATAAATGGAAATTTAGAAGTAGCTGAAGAAGTACAAGCTTATGGATGTCAGTTGGGGTATGAGACATTAAATAATTCTAAAGAAAAATGCTTAAAATCAAAACTGAAAATAGGAGCATCTGTTCATAGTGTAGAAGAAGCAAAAAATGCAGAGAAAATAGGTGTAGACTATATAATTGCAGGACATGTTTTTGAAACAGATTGCAAAAAAGGATTAAAGGGAAGGGGTATAGGTTTTATTAAAAATATATCAAATTTTGTGAAGATACCTGTAATTGCAATAGGGGGAATAAATAAAGAAAATGTAACAAAAGTCATGGAATCCGGAGCTAGAGGAATTGCTATAATGTCTTCAGCCATGAAAAAAAATAATGTAGAGACTATTAAATGTATTAAAAATTTAATTAACAACAAATCATAA